Sequence from the Streptomyces peucetius genome:
CGAGACCTTCGTGCACCGGATGGAACTGGTCCTCGCCGCACGCCGCTCGGAGGAACTGGCGGCGCTCACCGCCGACCTCGTCGACGAGAGCCGCTGGTCACGCCGGTTCTACGGAGCGGTCGGCCGGATCTCCGCCTTCTCGGTCCGGCTGCGCAGGGCCTGGCAGGCGGAGAAGCTGCCGCCGCTGCTCCTGCCCGAGCCCGGCCCGCACCCCCTCCGCATCGGCCGCGACCCGGCCAACGGCCTGCGGCTCAGCCACGACACGGTCTCCCGTATGCACGCCGAGCTGAGCCACCACGGCCGGCTGTGGGTGCTGTGCGACCTCGGCTCCACCAACGGCACCACGGTCAACGGCCGCAGGGTGACCGGCTCCATCGTCGTCAACGACGGCGACATGGTC
This genomic interval carries:
- a CDS encoding DUF1707 and FHA domain-containing protein — encoded protein: MTSSYEFNTYPARLSDAERERVLDLLKEGAAQGKLSHETFVHRMELVLAARRSEELAALTADLVDESRWSRRFYGAVGRISAFSVRLRRAWQAEKLPPLLLPEPGPHPLRIGRDPANGLRLSHDTVSRMHAELSHHGRLWVLCDLGSTNGTTVNGRRVTGSIVVNDGDMVGFGSMSFRLTAR